AAGCTCCACAAATCCAATACGAAACACGCGGGCGATTGGGCTGACCTGCAATTCCCTGGCTTTATAATAAGCATCTGAAAAATCGCGGCTTTTCCAGAACACCTCATTAAATAAAGCGGATTCTTTATATGCCTTTCGTATGTAGCGGTATTTGATGATGATAATGGTCCAGGAAGAAACCGAAAAAAAGAACAGCAGCAAAAGGACGAACTGAACCATTAAGCTGGCATTTTGTATCATATGAAACAGATCTAGCTCTTGCAAAACCATAACCGCTCCAATTTGTTGTCGATTTATTAAAGACTGGCATCAAACCGAAAAGGAAATCAATGCCAGCGCTTTTTATTTTTTGATGGCGGGCTTCGTTGGAATGGGCGAATCGCCATATATACAAGCTCGTTAAATTATAAGTAATTTATTTTCGTGTCAAGGTGTTTCAGGATTGTATATGAAAAATAAAGGAGTTGATTTTCAAGCTGGGAGGGGGTAAACATTTTTCTTTTTATGAAAATTTTATTAAAATCGAATTGTTTCAGTAGGCTGCCCTTTGCATTGGCATATCCGGGCGGACAAGGGCCTGCGCGTGCCATGGAGAATAAAAATGGTCCAGGCGATTGCAGATTTGTTGTTTGAGGCAAAAATGCTCAAAGATATTCCGCGCTCAGGGTATCCGTACCTCGGGGTCGGGCGAGAGTCCGTTGCCGCGCATATCTTCATGACGAGTTTTATTGCCCACGTTCTTTCCATGCTGGAACCATCGGCCGATGCCCTCAAACTGCTTCAAATGTGTTTGCTGCACGATTTGCCCGAGGCAAGGACCGGAGATTTGAATGCGGTTCAGAAAAAATATGTCAGCGCCGATGAAGACAGGGCTGTCGCTGACTTAACGCAAAAACTCCCTTTTGGTGGTGAAATAAGAGCGCTGCTGGAAGAATTTCGCGCTGGGCGCTCGCTTGAAGCAAAGCTTGCCCATGATGCGGATCAACTCTCCTTTTTACTTGATTTGAAATCACTGAAAGATATCGGTCACGCAACACCGGAAAAATGGATCGCCCATGTTCGCGCCCGGGTACAAACCGAAGCCGGTCAACAATTGGTCTGCTGGATTTTGCATACCGAATGGGATCATTGGTGGTTGAAAGATTTTTAATGATGAAAAATTGGCCCGGACACCCGATTTTATCGGATGAATCCGGCTGCCCGCGATGCTTGTTTTGGACAAAACTGCGGAATAAGCCGAAGGGCTGTTTTTTTGTTGACAGCCGGGCGAGTTTGCTCAATAAACAGTAACATTGTTACAAAATAAGTTTATTTTAGTGGCTTAAAGCTATTAACAAATTGAAATTTTAAAAAATAAAATGATAACAGATTTATAGTTGATTGGGATCGACGGAACCGAAGGTCACTTTTTCCATGGTAGGTGATTGCCCGATATTCGGGCAATGGCAGATTACATTAAGACGTTGGAGGTAGAAGATGAATGCGTGGGCAGGTACGTTTACCGCATCGGTGGGAAAAAAGGTAATGATGGCCGTAACCGGATTGAGTTTTATCGGTTTTCTGGTCATGCATCTGCTGGGGAATCTCACCATGTACGGCGGTGGGGATGCTTTTAACGCGTATGCTGAAAAATTGCATTCCCTGGGAGTGTTGCTTAAGGTTGCGGAGTGGGGGCTTCTCGCTTTCGCCTTGGTTCATGTGATTACGGGAGGCACATTGGTTTTGGAAAATTTTCGTGCCCGCCCTGTGCGGTATGCCATGAAAAAGCGTGCGGGAGGACGAACCCTGGGATCGGCCACCATGCCATATACCGGCGTGGCGCTGATTTTGTTCGTGGTGTTTCATCTTATCAACTTTCATTTTGTGGACAAATCACAAACCACAATTTTTCAGATTGTTTTAAATGCGTTTCAAAGCCCCTGGTACGTGGCAATCTATGTGGCGGCGATGGTGATTGCGGGTGTGCATGTCAGTCATGGGCTCTGGAGCGCGTTTCAGACGCTCGGGGCCAACCACCCCAAGTACATGCCGTTGATTCGAATCTTAAGCGTTGTCTTTGCCGTTGTCGTCGGGATCGGCTTTGGCAGTTTACCGATCTATATTTCGTTCGTTTCATAGAAAGGAACCATATATGAAGCTGGATTCAAAAGTTCCCGGTGGTCCGCTGCCGGATAAATGGGAACGCTACCGGTTTGACCTGAAGCTGGTCAATCCGGCCAATAAACGAAAATATGACATCATTGTGGTCGGCACCGGCCTTGCCGGCGGCTCTGCTGCGGCCTCTCTCGGAGAGCTCGGCTACAATGTCAAATGTTTCTGTATTCAGGACAGTCCCCGGCGGGCGCACAGCATCGCCGCGCAAGGGGGCATCAATGCCGCGAAAAACTATCAGAACGATGGCGACAGTATCTGGCGGTTATTCTACGATACGGTCAAGGGGGGTGATTTCAGGGCCAGAGAGGCCAATGTCTATCGCCTCGCCCAGATCAGCAACAACATCATCGATCAGTGCGTGGCCCAGGGCGTGCCCTTTGCGCGGGAATACGGCGGACTTCTGGCCAACCGGTCCTTTGGCGGCGCTCAGGTTTCCCGTACCTTTTATGCCCGGGGGCAGACGGGCCAGCAATTGCTTTTGGGGGCTTACAGCGCCTTGTCCCGCCAGGTGGCGACCGGCAAGGTGACGATGTATACGCGCCGGGAGATGCTGGATGTGGTGGTGGTGGACGGCCGTGCCCGTGGAATTATTACCCGGAATCTGGTGACCGGAGAGATGGAGCGCCATTCGGCTGACGCGGTGGTATTGTGCACCGGCGGATACGCCAATGTGTTTTTTCTTTCCACCAATGCCATGGCCTCCAATGTCACGGCGGCTTTCCGGGCCTATCGGCGCGGCGCACTATTTGCCAACCCGTGTTTCACCCAAATTCATCCCACATGCATTCCGGTGCACGGGACGTATCAGTCGAAACTGACGCTGATGAGCGAATCGCTTCGAAACGACGGCCGGGTATGGGTACCGAAAAAACCCGGCGATACGCGCCGTCCCCATGAGATTCCCGAATCCGAGCGGGACTACTATCTTGAAAGAAAATATCCGAGTTTTGGCAACCTGGTGCCGCGGGATGTGGCCTCCCGGAATGCCAAGGTGCAGTGTGATGAAGATAAAGGGGTCGGGGAAACCCGGTTGGCTGTGTATCTGGATTTTGAAGATGCCATTAAGCGTGACGGCCGGGGGGTGATAGAGAAAAAATACGGCAACCTTTTTCAGATGTATGAAAAAATAACCGCTGAAAATCCCTATGAAACGCCGATGATGATCTATCCGGCGGTGCATTACACCATGGGCGGGCTGTGGGTGGATTATAATCTCATGAGTACGCTGGATGGGCTTTTTGTTCTCGGGGAAGCCAATTTTTCCGACCATGGGGCCAACCGGCTCGGCGCCAGTGCGCTCATGCAGGGGCTGGCCGACGGCTATTTTGTCATTCCCTATACGATCGGTGGGTATCTGGCCGGCACTTCCCTGGGAAAGGTATCGGAAAGCCACGCGGCGTTTGGAGATGTTGAGGCCCAATGCCGGGCAAAAGTCGATCGGTTGCTGGCGGTCAATGGGCGACGAACCGTGGATGATTTTCATCGGGAGCTGGGCCGGATTCTGTGGGATTACTGCGGCATGAGCCGAAATAACGCCGGGCTTGAAAAAGCCAGGTCCCTGATTCAGGATTTGCGGGGCGAATTTTGGAATAATGTCACGGTGCCCGGG
This Desulfobacterales bacterium DNA region includes the following protein-coding sequences:
- a CDS encoding fumarate reductase/succinate dehydrogenase flavoprotein subunit — its product is MKLDSKVPGGPLPDKWERYRFDLKLVNPANKRKYDIIVVGTGLAGGSAAASLGELGYNVKCFCIQDSPRRAHSIAAQGGINAAKNYQNDGDSIWRLFYDTVKGGDFRAREANVYRLAQISNNIIDQCVAQGVPFAREYGGLLANRSFGGAQVSRTFYARGQTGQQLLLGAYSALSRQVATGKVTMYTRREMLDVVVVDGRARGIITRNLVTGEMERHSADAVVLCTGGYANVFFLSTNAMASNVTAAFRAYRRGALFANPCFTQIHPTCIPVHGTYQSKLTLMSESLRNDGRVWVPKKPGDTRRPHEIPESERDYYLERKYPSFGNLVPRDVASRNAKVQCDEDKGVGETRLAVYLDFEDAIKRDGRGVIEKKYGNLFQMYEKITAENPYETPMMIYPAVHYTMGGLWVDYNLMSTLDGLFVLGEANFSDHGANRLGASALMQGLADGYFVIPYTIGGYLAGTSLGKVSESHAAFGDVEAQCRAKVDRLLAVNGRRTVDDFHRELGRILWDYCGMSRNNAGLEKARSLIQDLRGEFWNNVTVPGSAGSFNQSLERAGRVADFLEFAELMVIDARERQESCGGHFNEEFQTEENEALRDDENFCHVAAWEYAGADKAPAFHKEPLTFENVHLTQRSYK
- a CDS encoding HD domain-containing protein, yielding MVQAIADLLFEAKMLKDIPRSGYPYLGVGRESVAAHIFMTSFIAHVLSMLEPSADALKLLQMCLLHDLPEARTGDLNAVQKKYVSADEDRAVADLTQKLPFGGEIRALLEEFRAGRSLEAKLAHDADQLSFLLDLKSLKDIGHATPEKWIAHVRARVQTEAGQQLVCWILHTEWDHWWLKDF
- a CDS encoding succinate dehydrogenase cytochrome b subunit, producing MNAWAGTFTASVGKKVMMAVTGLSFIGFLVMHLLGNLTMYGGGDAFNAYAEKLHSLGVLLKVAEWGLLAFALVHVITGGTLVLENFRARPVRYAMKKRAGGRTLGSATMPYTGVALILFVVFHLINFHFVDKSQTTIFQIVLNAFQSPWYVAIYVAAMVIAGVHVSHGLWSAFQTLGANHPKYMPLIRILSVVFAVVVGIGFGSLPIYISFVS